The Solea senegalensis isolate Sse05_10M unplaced genomic scaffold, IFAPA_SoseM_1 scf7180000014855, whole genome shotgun sequence genome includes the window ggcCTGGAAACAgtgtaatctgtgtgtgtgtgtgtgtgtgtaaccagcactgactgactgactgactgactgacgctTTGAGGCTTTGAGGCCTTGTAGCTTCAGCAGCgacacatttacagtgttcCGGCTTCACAGTGTCATACTCACAGTCCAGATGCTTCTTTTTGGGGCCCATGACTTCGTGGGTCGTGGCCTTACACACGGTTTTAGACACCGCGGAGCCGGTGACGCTGTGCTGAGCTGCAGTGATTCTGTCCGTGATGCTCTGGCCCGACATGTTCGCTCCGTCAGCGCAACAAaagactttcacaataaaatgtctCCTTCCTGCGGCTGTATCCTCACAATACGAGctccagatttaaaaaaaaaacaaaagaataaaaacagggtTTGAAACGAAaacgtcctcgtcctcctgctgctctgctgcctttTCTCAcctcagagcagagaaaaccGGGACCAGGCTGCGGCACAGGCGGAACACAGGCGAACACTGGCGGCGACTACAATCAGAGAAAACACGTTCCTGTTTCCCTCCAAACTCATTCACAGCTCACCGAGTTTAAAACTGAACACTTTACTCTGTGAATCATCGTCAGAACCGACTCTGACTGCCGAGCACATCCCGAGATCAAACACCGGATCCTGCGTCTCCTCTCCTGccgccaccgctgctgctgccgctacCGCGTTACCGCTACCGCCGCTGCCGCTCCGACAGTCGCCACCGCGTCGCGCCGCGCtaccgctcctcctcctcttcctgcttcttcttctacgcTTTTTAAAGGgctattaaaaaagaaactagGGCCACACTCTGAGGGAAATGACGGCCTCAGTTTGTTGAAGTCTGAGTGAAGAAACATCTCCTGCTCTGATCGTGGATCAGCTGCTtcagctgcaggtggaggtCTACAGGAACTGACCTCAGATCAGCTACGGGTGGAGGTATACAAGAACTGACCTCAGAtcagctgcaggtggaggtCTACAGGAACTGACCTCAGATCAGCTTCAGGTGGAGGTATACAAGAACTGACCTCAGAtcagctgcaggtggaggtCTACTGGAACTGACCTCAGAtcagctgcaggtggaggtCTACAGGAACTGACATCAGAtcagctgcaggtggaggtATACAAGAACTGACCTCAGATTAGCTGCAGGTGGAGGTATACAAGAACTGACCACAGAtcagctgcaggtggaggtCTACAGGAACTGACCTCAGATCAGCTACAGGTGGAGGTCTGCAGGAACTGACATCAGAtcagctgcaggtggaggtATACAGAACTGACCTCAGAtcagctgcaggtggaggtATACAAGAACTGACCTCAGAtcagctgcaggtggaggtCTACAGGAACTGACCTCAGAtcagctgcaggtggaggtCTACAGGAACTGACATCAGATCAGCTACGGGTGGAGGTATACAAGAACTGACCTCAGAtcagctgcaggtggaggtCTACAGGAACTGACCTCAGATCAGCTTCAGGTGGGTATACAAGAACTGACCTCAGAtcagctgcaggtggaggtCTACTGGAACTGACCTCAGAtcagctgcaggtggaggtCTACAGGAACTGACATCAGAtcagctgcaggtggaggtATACAAGAACTGACCTCAGAtcagctgcaggtggaggtATAAGAACTGACCTCAGAtcagctgcaggtggaggtCTACAGGAACTGACCTCAGATCAGCTACAGGTGGAGGTCTGACCTCAGATCAGCTACAGGTGAAGGACAGGAACTGACTCAGCTACAGGTGAAGGTCTACAGGAACTGACCTCAGAtcagctgcaggtggaggtCTACAAGAACTGACCTTAGATCAGCTACAGGTAAAGGTCTTACAGGTAAATACATTTGGAGTAAATCAGTCACAGTAGCTTTATGAACCATTGAATGttgtatgaatatatatatatatatgatatatgcctctatatatatatgtataggcatatatattacatgttttattaaaacattaatagtaaataaatgtttattacagCATTTACTAATGTTAATTAATGTAACctcaatttaaatgttaaatgtttttttatttttttgtgaatacACTTAATcctcatttttaaattattaaatttaaatttttctcataaataataaattagcttctttctttttatctcaGCAGgacttcatgttttgttttttgtttttttcaaatgtcaaatataaatcaaaatggctgactcACTGAGATTATAACTACAATGCTGTTTGCTATTTCCTGTAACCACAGACTGAGACCACACGGGGGCAGCACAGTGTCATGATGCTCTCCAAGCAAACAGTCTTCACACGTGAAAACCAGGACAATCGCTGATTTTTAAAGGTGAATTTCAGGTTTTATGACAGTGAATGTCCTATGAAGTAATACTTGACTgtaccactcacacacacaaagttgttttaatatctttgtgaggacacatgatAGAcctaatgcattccctaaccttaaaaccaggtcttaaccctgaaaaagccctttaaagttgtggggcttAGAcacaatgtcctcacaaagataacCTTCACGTGTACATTAGCTACTGACCTAACCTTAATGTAACACTAACCACACAACATGTTACTGGgatttgatttttgtccccataaggacggcatgtctcacacacacacattttccctcAGTATTTACTgtcatgtaaatacatttttttttaaaagcagctgATAATTGTGtcatataaacaaaaataactaaatatgtTGATTTGTCTAATTGTTGAATTTTTTTACAAAGACATCATCGTCATTTTCTGTGTCCAATGTGCAGTCAAAATTCTTTATTGACTATTCTGAAATTCTTTAATAACCCtgaaaatgatgtaaaacacacagaaaaatgatgaagaaataaagaagaagagctACAGTACCACTGACAGAcacagggggagacagagagcaggactgtagctaaaTGTTGCTtaaactgacacaaacaaaatggtGGAAATGTCTCTTCTCTACGTGTTTGTTAAACAAGTGGTTTAGTCTCAGAGAGTTTACGTCAATATTCTGAAGAACAGAGACGTCTGTGGACGCACGGTCCTCACTAAAGACAATAAaccagtatgtgtgtttgtctcctcctGTGGACACGCCCACAATGTGacttttacatgatttaaacCTAATTTATAAACtcagtgactttttttaaaagaggtgaatgatatttttatcactttagcGCAGTACAATTATAGCAACTaaagagtgacagagtgaggatCAGACTCAGAGATGAGtaggtgaacacatgagtgaacacatgagtgaacacaCTCAGGTTTCTGGatcatttgaacagatttgtttgtgtctttcagaTGCGACAGAGTTTCCAGTGTTTGGTTCTGCTACAGCGTCTTTGTCCCACAGTTTGGAATAAAGACGCTGGTTTATCTGAAGATCCACCGACGATACGCCACATGTCcaacgtctctgtctctgtgtctgtctccaaCACTGTGGGGGACAAAGGAGGAgcgaggacagagagaggaggagcgaGCGAtgaagaagacatttaaaaggaggtgatggaggttttcagcagcagatgcagctgtttatttttcacacacCTGAGGAATCTGTTTTCTGCCATGGTGACCTTGTGAggatgtcagaggtcaaagaTCGCTCAGGTGCTGCTGCCATGACGCGCTCGTGCTTCTTcttcctgatgatgatgatgatgatgatgatgagtaaCATGGCTTCAGCTCAGTTTAATGGATTTAACTGTGACGCTGGTTTTCACAGCAGATTTCCTGGTGAGAAACAAAAGCACTTAatgatgtaatgtttttaattttattttaaatcagaaatTACAGATTAAAACTGGATTCATGCCTTAATCTGATTAAATTCACTTCATCTAGTGTATTATTTTCCATCCTGTTCACATTAACTCTCCAGTTTTGATTGTAAATGATAAACACCTGACTTGATGGTaggttggttgtttttgttaaaggttaaaggtcacagGATGTGACCTCTTATATTTGTAaagttttacaaataaaaatgagagaaatgagcacataaatatttttcttttcctgtttattttttcttatttgccttcaggccaccatagtttctcCTCCATGTTTAAAGTGGAGCGTTGTATTCTGCGACCTCACAGATAGGTGGCAGTAAAAACTGCACttttacacaaaaaacaaaacaaatttaaagtCTTGTAACAAAGATATGATTGACGTGCGTTCATCTTTTtgttccctccctcctccctcctcctccctccttcctcctcttccctcctcctccctcctcctccctcctcgtGCAGGTGAGCGTGACATCAGTGTGTACTGTGGCGTTCAGACCATCACCGTAAAGATTAACTTCTGCCCGGTGATTTTCTCTGGTTACACTGTGGCAGATTTGGCTCTGAACAGTTTCCACGGCGACGCTCAGTGTCGAGGCTTCGTCAACAACAACACGTTTCCCACCGCTGTTGTTTTCAGCATCAGCCTCAGTTCACTGGAGGCCTGTGGTAACAGTCtgctggtaacacacacacacacacacacacacacaattaaattcaactttatttataacgCGCTGAATCATAACAAACATGATCTCAGGTCGGTACATAAACAACATCAtcaagagcagagaaaccaacAATTCagacaatgaacaaacactagggggcagtggagagaaaaaaaactcttttaacagaagaagaaatccctgacagaaccagaaccagactcaaagatgtgcagcaactgccaagacaggttgtggtgaaaggaaaaatggggacagaagagagagaccaggagcagataaaCAGATTCTAAGTTTAACTCATGTCactgatgacatgtttatactaTGATGTAATTTATATATGCAGCAGCTAAACAATTAGCCTGATATAACTTTGATTATAGCATCATagtaatggtgatgataataataatgatagccTCAAAagtggatctggatcctgcagcctgacAGAGTTTATAccatttttggtcctcacaaagtgacaaatacaagaacacaaacacacaggactCCACAtttacttccattcatttaaacagtttaaacaaaGTCTCATCACTAACCTGAACCAgttctgtgcatgtgcatgcttgtgtgtgtgtgtgtgtgcaggtgagtACAGTGTACGGACCAAACGTGTACGGGAACATGTCTGTGGTGCAGACTGGAAACGTGTCAGGTTACATTGACACTCCTGACCCTCCTGACATCATCAGTTATCTGCCCAGTCTGCTGTATAAGTTCAGCTGCACGTATCCTCTGGAGTATCTGGTCAATAACTCACAGCTGGCATCGTAAGTTTCTAACATTCATCAGTTTAAAAGCTGGAAACTCAATATTGTGTTTTCGAATGAGCTCAGaagatcatttatttatttatctcatcATCACTTTCTCtaaaagtgcaataaaaagtcaaatctgTCGCTTATTTCACCTTTTTGCAAATCAAGTCATTCGTGACTGAGAGTCAGAGAATATTATAGGTCAAAGTTGACAAAGTGAACGTGTtacttcatgtgttcacagctcGTCTTCAGCTGTAACCATCAAGGACAACAATGGTACCTTTGAGAGCACGCTCAGTATGCTCCTATTTAACGtgagtttcattcattcattcattcattcattcatgaactCTGAAGATTTTAATGACGACattaacagatttattttcatgaaaattGGGTTCATGAACCTGAATCATGGTTTTGTAAGTGAAGGATTTGTTACAATATTTCAGTTAATTTCACAGATTTATACTTTGTTAATGAACAAAAATCACATCTCATTCATTCAAacgtctattttttttttatgtataaaaagGTCAACACGGCAAATTgagcacattttaattttaaagtaacataaatgatattttaaattaaacttcaATTCTATTTATTTCGCAGATAGTTGATAGTTAAATAATTCACATCATGAATGGTGCGAATAAAGAAGACAAATAATCTGACTTTTTCAAGAATAGTCCAATTTTTGGATGAATAAACTGACTCTGCAAAGAATAATCTGGCTCCCTGAAGAATAGGCTGACTATTTTAATAGTCCGACTAAAGAATAATCAAATTATTTGATGAATAATATGACTCTTTGAAGAATAACTCCAACTTTTGTACGACTCTCTTCAATCTGACTCTTTTAAGAATAGTCAAACTATTTGAGGAATAGTCAGACTATAGTCAGACAGACTTTTTGGAGAATAATCCAACTGTTAAATGAaaagtctgtctctctgaagAATAATATGATTCTTGGGCAATAATCCAACTGTTGGATGAATAATCTGACTCTGGTAAGAGAAGTCTGACTCTATGAAGAATAATTGGACTCTTTGTAAAATAATCTGGCtctttgaagacatttttttttagaatagcATAATAAAACGTAGTTCTAATAATCTGCCTCTCTGCAGAATAATTTAAAACTTTTGGACGAATAATCCGACTCTCTTAAGAACAGCATGACggtttgaagatgtttttttgttttttttttagaatagtctgactaaataaataaataaataatctggtGAGTCTGAAGATCAAAGACTGTTGAACCAGATTAAATAGGGCTAATCTCTGTGTGTTCAGGACTCGACGTACAGTCATCCTCTGTCTATTCCAGCGTCGGGACTCGCTCTGAAAACACGAGTGTTTGCCGCAGTCAAAGCAACAAACTTAGACAAAAGGTAACATTGATAACATTCACTCTTTAATCTTTGATTTAGCGACAGAATCACTGAAGCGCTCGTGTTACACGTCCAGAGTTAAAGCAAAGATTTCCCACCATGATCAAGTTTTTACAGATctctcattcatgtgttcataatgTGAAAggctgcttgtgtgtttgtctgcaggtgGAACATCTTGATGGACGACTGTTACGCGACGCCCTCGGGGAATCCTAATGACCAACTCCGCTACGAGCTTTTCTTCGGGTAATGACGCCGATTCTGTCTCGACGCATAAAAGAcgctcattttcttttcagctgCTGGTGAATGTGCCACAGATACACATCTGTCATGCGTTCAcgtatgttcatgtgttcacgtgtgtTCAGCTGCTACAAAGACCCACAGACGATCGTGTTTGAGAACGGCAGAAGTCAGATGGGACGTTTCTCCTTGGAGGTTTTCCGTTTCATCAAACACCGACACCAGAAACTGTCCACGGTGTTTTTACACTGCGTCACCAAACTGTGTCGAGCCGACGACTGCGTCACGCTGATGCCAGTGAGTGTCCGACAGTCATGACTCAGCGTTTTTTCCCTCCGACCTCAGTGACCACTGAAATACTCTGGTCATGTGATTGTCAGTTGTGTATGCGACGACGCCGACGTCAGCGGGAAGATGACAAGAGTCCAGATtatcctgcagcagcagcagcagcgtcgaGTAACGCCGTCATCACTGCTGGACCCATTGTCACCAGGAGTGGTACGAAGAATAATATGACTCTTTGAAGAATAATCTGACTCATAATAATCTGACTCTTTGATGAATAATCTGACTCATAATAATATGACTCTTTGAAGAATAACCTGACTCATAATAATCTGACTCTTTGATGAATAATCTGACTCAATAATATGACTCTTTGAAGAATAATCTGACTCTTTGATGAATAATCTGACTCATAATAATATAACTCTTTGAAGAATAATCTGACTCATAATAATCTGACTCATAATAATATGACTCTTTGAAGAATAACCTGACTCATAATAATCTGACTCTTGAAAGAATAATCTGACAAGATGATTTACTTcatactttgtttatttttagatgaAACTTCTGTCTACAACTCTCAGCTCGGTAAGAAGTTTTATACAATGTTACAAAGAACAGTTTTAAATATCATGTGTGACTCTAGACAATAGATACTTccttaaacaaaacacagacacacaaaatctTGTGCTTTTGTTGAACTTTGTAAATTTTTGTTCAAACCATCAGCGTCTGCAGACTCCTCCCACTCACTGAACCCAGTGACCAGCGCTCTGATCTCAGGTGTGGTCATTCTGGGCGGAGTCAGCGTGACCTTCTTCCTGATGTCACTCCACCTCCTGCACAAGTCCCGCCTCCCAGCGAGCTCTGCCTCAGGTG containing:
- the LOC122761651 gene encoding zona pellucida-like domain-containing protein 1 → MQLFIFHTPEESVFCHGDLVRMSEVKDRSGAAAMTRSCFFFLMMMMMMMMSNMASAQFNGFNCDAGFHSRFPGERDISVYCGVQTITVKINFCPVIFSGYTVADLALNSFHGDAQCRGFVNNNTFPTAVVFSISLSSLEACGNSLLVSTVYGPNVYGNMSVVQTGNVSGYIDTPDPPDIISYLPSLLYKFSCTYPLEYLVNNSQLASSSSAVTIKDNNGTFESTLSMLLFNDSTYSHPLSIPASGLALKTRVFAAVKATNLDKRWNILMDDCYATPSGNPNDQLRYELFFGCYKDPQTIVFENGRSQMGRFSLEVFRFIKHRHQKLSTVFLHCVTKLCRADDCVTLMPLCMRRRRRQREDDKSPDYPAAAAAASSNAVITAGPIVTRSDETSVYNSQLASADSSHSLNPVTSALISGVVILGGVSVTFFLMSLHLLHKSRLPASSASGVWNNSLT